The following is a genomic window from Garra rufa chromosome 4, GarRuf1.0, whole genome shotgun sequence.
atgaaataaaaatgttatgaCTGTAATCAAAAAGACAAGAACATTTTAATTCATGCCAGACTTTCCGTGATCAACATACACTTTATAATCAACATATTTATATGTAcaacataaatgtgtgtgtgtttcagagtcTCCCCCCAAACCCACAGTGCAGCTGTATGTGGAGCAGAAGGAGCTGCAGGATCAGGAGGTGTTGGAGGGGAGCTCTGTGAGTCTGCGCTGCTCTGCTGAGACTCTCTGCTCCTCTCCTCCACCAACTCTCACATGGAGCTCCACTCCCAGAATCCCCCTCAGTGAGAGCAGCAGACTACAGGAGCTCATCCTCATCTCTGATCTGAACTTCACTGCTACTCACCGTCAGCCCAGAGTCACTTTCACCTGCACTATAACCTACCAGCTACAGGACAAGACCAAAACAGCACAGAACAGCATCACATTACATGTTCAGTGTAAGATTTATGTTCTTTTGTCCACCATAAAACACCCATAAATGAATATGCATCACaccatatatttattttttttcagatgCATCTAAAATCTCTAACTCTTCCAGCTGTTCCAGAACTAATGTAACTGTGTGTTTCTGTGAGGCTGATGGGAATCCCTCTCCTGAACTGGAGTGGCATCTGTCTGGACGTCCTGTCACTAACTCTTCAAACACGTTCATCAGTGAAGAACGATTGAGCAGCACAGGCTTGAGGAGCTCCATCACTCTACATCAGTCTCTCACAAACACATCCACTCTGCAGTGTATCAGCAACAACACTCATGGAACTGCAAGAAAACAACTTCAACTGCCTCTCTCTCGGGGTGAATACAGGCCtgctgtagcgaatcaatgcattttttttgtacgaaaaatatccatatttaaaacataattatcACTTTAATCTTGCTTTTCTATTCTTTTACTGtaaattatgtttatatttttcttCCATGTGCATATTGTGTCTTTTCAGAATGTCAACAGGCTACAGTTTCACTCTTGGTCATATTACCACTGATTCTGGTTTTGTATGCTCTGACTGTTGGACTTGGGCTCTACAAAATGAGACAGTAAGTCATTTACAGGTAACAGTCCATTTCTATATAGAAAGATATTATAAAGGACTACACATTAGTAACCTAATATCCTTTCTTTCCCCCAGATTGTCTGCAAAGCTGAAGGtaaatcttttattttacattatgagGCAGCATGATGACAATGATATTGTGTAagagtgttttttgttgttgtttgttttcagGCTCAGAATGAGGCAGCAGGCACATATGCTTCTCTTCAGCTCTCTGCTCAACCATCTGAATATGAGACTCTGAACATTAAGAGAGGTGacacaaaataaacaacaaacaaacaactgaTCTCCTAACTTCACATGGATCTCATGTCTGATATGGAACAAAAGCTTAAAGACCAAGAATTATTGGCAGCAAAATATGAATTGTGTCAAAATTTGATTAGACTCAAAAGTTTAAAACTGTTTAGTTgtttaaataaaacagttattttcacaTTCATACACATTTTCTATTGGCTTGTTCTAATAACATGTCATTAAAATTGTTGTcttctaaaataattttaatgaacTTTTAATGGACATTTTCCATACAAAATATTCATACTGCTTGTTTATtccaaaattgtatattttttgcTGTTAAAGATAAACATGTTTTAGCTGTCTATATAAAGATAAATGTAATTTTAGCATTTTCTCATATGAaccaatatattatataaacatacaTCTAAAAATCAAGTTTGAGTCACACTTGATAAAGGAAGCAATTTTCTCTAGAGTGGCTCAAGGGTAAGCCAAAAAaagattgttttattatttaattttatagaaGTTACAGCATAAGTGTATTTTGGGGTTCTTTAAGGTTTTAGAAAGTTTCTTTCCTTTACTAAAAAGTAtgcttttttaaatgtgtgtatcTCTTCCTGGTCAAATGATTTGTTTCAGTAATCTTCCCCATGTCCCAATGTGCATACTATCGATCCTAAATATTATGTGAGATTAGAATAAGTGTGTCCCAAAGCATACCATGCTGAAAAGAGTATGCCGCAAAATTGGTAAATTTTTCAAGGGTGAATCAGTGCACACTTTAACTCTAATATTACCCACAACCCATTGCGCTTTGGAGAAATATTTGgttaaaagtgttaaaaaactacaaacatggcagaCATGCTTGACTGAGACAGGTTTACATAGAGCTCCATCACTCTACATCAGTCTCTCACAAACACATCCACTCTGCAGTGTATCAGCAACAACACTCGAGGCACTGCAAATCAACTGTTTCTGCTGCTTCCGTGTGGCACTTGTGAGTTTCAGTTTTGTGATTCATCCAATAGAAGACAAATCAAACTAACTGAAAAAACATGTAAATTGTGCATAAAGTAAAGTTCATTGACATGAATAGAAATACTAAtgctaatttcttttttaattgaaTCAGTAAATCTTCAGTGATTTTCCAAATATTTTCCGGTTTAGGTTTGAAGATTTTCTCTGTGCTTATTGAAGTTGCAGTTGGTGCTTTGGTGGTGATGATGATGTGTGTCATTACATACACTTGTGTACGGTAGGTAAGATATTAAAGAATCATAGCAGAACAACACAAATAAAGTACcttaaaaaagaaaagataaataATATAATGTTAAAGAGCTGATGGAAACTATTGTACATAAGTTCACATACGTTTTTGACATTATGGTGCAGATGAAAGTGATTTACCCAATTTTGGGAAGGGaactatttaaatataattttattacaaGTAGAAGCTATTGTGAAATGTCATCAGTATGAATatggtttggaaaaaaaaaggtatgtttacccaaaaattttaattctgtcattaattactcaccctcatgtcggtcCAGATCTgcaagacttttgttcatctacggaacacaaattaagataaacatgaaataaaaacatGAATACATGCTTTTCAGTAAACGTCTTCAGACTAGAAGTGAAGGTGCTACAAGAAGCATTTCAACCAGTGGAGTAAGTTACAAACTGCAAACAATTTAAACAGAAACCATAGCTTTCCAGCAAGAGGTCTTGAGTATCTCCTCACTTCATGCTGACTATGGTGTGGTCCACGATTGTTCTGGAGGGCTGGCAAAGACTAAGAGCTCTTTCTTTTGgcagaaatgtgtgtgtgtatatatatatatatgtgtgtgtgtatatataaatatgtatgtacgtgtatactgtgtatatatatatatatatatatatatatatatatatatatacatacatacatacatatgttTAGATAATATAcaggtaatattataaaataattttaactcCGTATTTAAATCAGAATTTAGTCCCTGTATTTAGTATTTGGCTGATTAGCTCACTTTATACTTTACGTATTGCTGTGTATGCTCTTTCTATTGCTGAAGTCAAACTTCGTATGTATTCAGAGAAAAGGTTGATGAAaaccactaaataaataaatactaaatgtttcttgaacatttTTCCTAATTATTTATGATTGATTGTGTCCATGCATTGTTATTGCTAAACCACCATTTTCTtgttctatttttttattatatttatttttacttggTTTAATAGTGTTTTGGTTATACATATGTTTGTGCAAACTCATTGCAGCTGAGAATTGTCTAAACTTATTTGGATCAAAACtgaagttctctttcatgtcttattgcacttaaactcactcactgctcttgaatgaataACTTCTGCAGCTCTAATAAAGAAGACATTTTCTTCTTGAATGCTGCTTTTAATGCAgaacttcacttccagaacaaaaatgtacagataatgtactcacccccttgtcatccaagatgttcatgtctgtctgtcttcagtcgtaaagaagttgtgtttttttgagggaaaacatttcatgatttttctccaagacatgaaaatcttggatgacaaggggggtgagtacattatctataaatgtttgttctggaagtgaactactccttcatATGCTCTTGCCTGAAGATAAACTCTCTGCTAATATTGCAGTGTCCATCAACAGTCATGGGCTGGGCCCGTAAAATGTTACATCACATTTTACGGATTCTGTGAACGGTTTGTTCTGAGATGTTGCTTATGATTTAtggggatttttaaaaaaaggagtaggtggatttttatcattataaacACATtgtacacacatttatgttcaaacaacatgtaaaagtgaattttgcataataCGTGCTCTTTAATGTGTTCATTGTTTCTTGAATGAATATGTAAATTTGACTAACTGCATGGTTAGTCTGTTAGAACTGTACATGTATGCCATATGGATATTACTTTGAAACAGTTACATTTGAAAACATTCATTCTCAATCAAGAGGCTTGTGatcactagggggcctcagcaaATTTCCAAGGGTATCAGTGTCACCTTGCTGTAAAACGCATATTTAGTTTGTTCAAATGTTTAAAGTTCATGTACGGAAATGTTCCTCAAAATGCAGTGACAGTGAACATGAGTTATTTGTAAAAACATTCCAAACATTGCAGGGTTAAACACGAATGCTAATTTCTGACACAGGATGTTCAGTCAGTGTATAGTGTTAGTGACTCACACAACACACTTCCACTCAGTGTCAAATCAACAGCAGTGCAGAACTTCGGATCTGTAAATGTGAAATTTTAGCCATCTTTTTTTCAGTACAGACCTACTGCTTCAACCCTTTTGTTCACCTCTGGtgagtttatttttaattttttgtctttctttagATATTTCGTAttaatttatgtaaatatttataagTACGTGTGTGTATTTCCCCACAGCAAAATTAAGTAGTGTCTGTTCATGAAGTAGTGATGGACAGAGCAGAGAAAATCATTCTTTTCTGTTTACTGTTAAAAGGTTGGTTTTGCTTCTCTTCTTTCTGTCTAGTTTTTGTAGCATATACATTAACAGTTAATCAAATTGTTCTTGagttacagtgccctccactaatattggcacccttagtaaatatgagcaaaggtgactgtgaaaataaatttgCATAAtctatcctttagatctttcatttgaaaaattcacaaaattctaacctttcattgaagtaaaatgatggaaaatggggggggggggtctcattatgaaataaatgtttttctctagttcacgtcggacacaattattggcacccataaaaatttgtctaagtaaaatatctctaaattaTATTCCCATTTATATTACACACCAGGCTGGCTGAGAGTAAAAAAATGTCCattcatgactttctgttccataagaattataaatatgaggaacacaaaagccttAATTCctttaatcatccatcacaagtagtaaaaccaaagaatttactTCTGatgaacaagtttgttgagctttagaaaatagaaagtggctctaagaaaagagctaaagcattgaaaatccccattcccaccatcaagGCAATAATTTAGTCCTATCAACTAAAGATGtaacaaatctgcctagaagaggatgtgtgtctatatcatcctaatgcatgataaggaggagagtttgtgtggccaaagactctccagggatcacagttggagaattgcagagaattgttgagtcttgggatcagaaagcctaaaataataTGATcgaacagcccctacatcaccacatgttgttccagagggtttcaagaagaAATCCTCCTGGCttacccaaaaacaaactccagcatattcagttgtcagacatgattggaacttcaaacaggactggcttctatggtcagatgaaactaaaaattattgcttttgcagctaaccctccagatggttttggtgcagacagggttcaaaaagtaccccatgcccacggttaaaaatactgctggttctttaatgttgtggacctatttttctgccggaggtcctgtacatcaaataccagcagataaaaaaatcaaaacctgactgcctctgttagaaatcttataatgggccatggttgcatcttccagcaggatgatgattcaaaacaaacatcaaaatcaacacaaaattgtgtcactgagcacagaatgaagcttctaccatggccgtcccagttccctgacctgaaccctgtatagaaactgaagagaagaagcaccaacatgaagctggaaAGAGAGAGGTTCTGGAGAAcctagagagattctgtttgaagggatggtctctgatctcttgtcaggtgttctccaaactcattagacattgttgaaaaaactcagaactgttatcttgggaaaaggacattGCAATAAtcgggtgccaataatagtggccaacgtgaactagagaaaaacatttattttaataatgagatttcacccctaggtttgattgttttactttaatg
Proteins encoded in this region:
- the LOC141332826 gene encoding sialic acid-binding Ig-like lectin 14; this translates as MDTVEKIFFFCFLLQGVCCRHFCISLPKKIEALSGSCVIINCRFEINETNNKDLTERYIGVWFKDGTDLKNNLVFNSSTSSQHSFIRGNITGKLKEKDCTTVFYDLRSNHSGKYYFRFEGEGRLKWTYATNNVSIHVIESPPKPTVQLYVEQKELQDQEVLEGSSVSLRCSAETLCSSPPPTLTWSSTPRIPLSESSRLQELILISDLNFTATHRQPRVTFTCTITYQLQDKTKTAQNSITLHVQYASKISNSSSCSRTNVTVCFCEADGNPSPELEWHLSGRPVTNSSNTFISEERLSSTGLRSSITLHQSLTNTSTLQCISNNTHGTARKQLQLPLSRGLKIFSVLIEVAVGALVVMMMCVITYTCVR